TTTCCATCTCACATTAGGACCGGTACGTATCTTGGAAAACCTTAACGGATCTGTTCGATCCCTCCACACTTCTTAAAGTCTATGATTTGATCAACATTCATTAAATATTCCACATTTTTTTAAGACCGAACATCGAAATATTAACCACTCTATTCTCTCCCAACGTATTTTAAACTCCACCCTCGACGACGCACTCCCCGATGACCTCGTGGCTTCCGGTGGTTCTGGTGCCGCGTCGAAAGCCCAGCAGTCATACGACCATGTCGCGGCTTTGCGTAGCCGGTTGACCACCGTTGTAGCTTTCGTGGAACGGATGATGTACCAGCTCCGGGAAGAATCGGCTCAGCTGGCAGCGGATCGCAAAGATCACATCGTGATTGGCGAAGCAGAACAAACAGGAAACGCAGGCGCCCTGCAGGCTGATCAAGACGGCCGACACCACCTGATAGGGGCGTTCCAGCTCGCAGCCCTTGTCCGGACGGAACGGGAGCAGGATGTGCTGCAGCCCGAAGAGAGGTATCTGGGAATTATATGGGaaaaaatgacttagaaatttacctttttttctgagATTCAATCTATGCAGGAGGATCACTTcgaataaaatggaagaaaattacTTTTCTAAACATCGTAttggaaattgaatatttgacaATGATTGCACTGTCGTATACAACAAATGTTCTTTCAAGACAAGTTCGAGAAATTCAGAATGGACAAATAAATTCACCACGTTCTCTGAAAGCCGAATCATAGCCGAATAACACAAAGcaacaaaattctcattttagttttttctatcagctctttTTTCGGGCAAActtcaaaaataacataaagttCATCGAAGAAATTTGTGccattgtaatatttttatttttcaatcttaCCAGTATAAGCGTCGCCCGGGTGGCCTTCTTCAATCCCAGCGGAGCCGGATTGGGCGAGGTGGAGCTCAGCTTGGTCAGCAGCACCCGGACCACATTGACCAGAAACACCACCGAGGCGACCAACGAGAGGCTCACCGGAACCGTCAGCAACCACATGGCTTGGCTTTCCTCCATCcagcagctgaaaaaaaatgttaaaaatcagaTTAATTGCTCGCTTGAACGGTTTTCCCTTGGCTCGTTTGGCGTTGGACGCTTGAGCTACTTCATTTCAATAATATGTTTCAGGGAACAACGCAGATGCTGGTGGAATGCAACCACCACGCCATCAGGACCAGTCAAAGACGACCGGGAATGATAATGGGTTGAAGAAGCATTTCAGGATCAGGTGCAAAATGAGGGTGTCAGAGCGCAACTAATACCTGTCTGATACCGCTGCTGCCTGGCAAAACCACATCGACCTAGGATGGTTCATTCCAAAGAAAAGAACCACAACTTGTTTCAGGTCGAACAACGTCATATTGTCTTTCggaagaaaaattcaataaaaatctcaTAATCCAAATAACAATACCCCCTTCTTGAACCATTCTAATAATTTTGATTCCATGTTTCACCGTAAGTTGCACTCATTCTCGTAAACGAGTTAACACGATTATGTGTTGGAGTTGGAAGAAGGATTTCCCGTCCGCAGAAGAAGATGCAGGAAATTCCTGGAAACCTGGGACAGTCCAAACGGATCCTCGGGGAGACTGACAGGCAGGAGCTTAAGAAAAATGTCCCCGGTCTTTTCGCCCGTCTTCTTCTCAGTCATTAGGTTCAGAGATTTTGAGACGTTTTGGGAAACTGGTTTCCGAATGATTTCCTCTCATTACTAAAATTTGTCTAACCTCAAAATTACGAATTCTAACTTGTGAAACTTTACCTTTCCAAAGtgcaaaaaagtttgtttaaaaaGTGCATCCAAAATGTATGGCTTGCATATATGCAGGCGTTAAAATCTTACACAGTCCTGCGATTTTTCACGTTATGCCTCCTATCTAATACAGcatttatattaaatttgaaacagtggatctgatttttttttccatttttagtaTTCAGATCTATCTCGACCTTCTCGAAACGTTACTACAGCATTTTTGGAGCACTCTTGTTTGCAGGTAAAACTTCATGAATTTTCAGTAGTTATGTATAATGATAAagacatatttgaaaaagtattcTTTTATTTTCGTAATAGTCTCATGAAACTTGGTGGAGTTTACATTTATGCGATTTCTTGTGATTATGCATTATGGGATGTATGTGCCTTTTTATTTATGTTGCTTTCTTGGGTAATTTTGATCAGCTTGTGTCAAATTTCGGAAACAGCTTTGTAAATTTTCCAAGCATTTttgtaacaaatttttaatactttgagacattttcctgtttaatttttcatgacattttgtaaacagttttttgatatttttatatcaTACTTTAAACATAAATATGTGAAACCTTTTCGTGGATTTTTTGTGATCGTCAAGCCATCTTTGTGTGGCATTTTTTGGTGATAAATTTTGGCACTTTATACCTTTGtaacatttttatcactttttattGCTGCGTTCGAAGGTCTTTAGCCAATTTTTTATATGATCTAAAAGATTTGTATTATATTCTTTGACAATTATATATTTGATTATATTATATCAACCTATTTGACAAAATGTTTCAGTTATTTTCTAACGTTTCAAagatatttcattgaaaatggtcaaaattgtcaaaattgtcaaaattgtcaaaattgtcaaaattgtcaaaattgtcaaaattgtcaaaattgtcaaaattgtcaaaattgtcaaaattgtcaaaattgtcaaaattgtcagaattgtcaaaattgtcaaaattgtcaaaattgtcaaaattgtccaaattgtcaaaattgtcaaaattgtcagaattgtcaaaattgttaaaattgttagacaaaaatgacaaaaatgacaaaaatgacaaaaatgacaaaaatgacaaaaatgacaaaaatgacaaaaatgacaaaaatgacaaaaatgacaaaaatgacaaaaatgacaaaaatgacaaaaatgacaaaaatgacaaaaatgacaaaaatgacaaaaatgacaaa
This sequence is a window from Uranotaenia lowii strain MFRU-FL chromosome 3, ASM2978415v1, whole genome shotgun sequence. Protein-coding genes within it:
- the LOC129757529 gene encoding calcitonin gene-related peptide type 1 receptor-like, whose translation is MRWFVTIGWILPVLFVATYAAIRSNYTTDVEHCWMEESQAMWLLTVPVSLSLVASVVFLVNVVRVLLTKLSSTSPNPAPLGLKKATRATLILIPLFGLQHILLPFRPDKGCELERPYQVVSAVLISLQGACVSCLFCFANHDVIFAIRCQLSRFFPELVHHPFHESYNGGQPATQSRDMVV